Proteins encoded by one window of Acaryochloris thomasi RCC1774:
- the pstC gene encoding phosphate ABC transporter permease subunit PstC: MDSLADKSVAQSQPQLAQNRDFSWFVNRVFYGMTAISAASIALILLWITVELFTTALPAVQEFGLGFLITTRWNPVESIYGMLPQIYGTVVSAILALLMAVPLGVGVAIFLSEDFLPTKVRTPIAFMIELLAAIPSVVYGLWGIFVLVPAILPVLGWFHDTLGWIPLFNTPPQTRAMLPTAMVLAVMISPIIISLSRDTLTSLPPQLRAGSLALGATRWETILKVLLPAGLSGIIGSVMLALGRALGETMAAAMLIGNANQIKSSILAPAATIASLIANQFAEATGLQVASLMYSALILMLITLSVNMLAEVVINRFQQVE, encoded by the coding sequence ATGGACTCGCTAGCAGACAAATCTGTAGCTCAATCTCAGCCGCAACTCGCTCAAAATCGAGATTTCTCTTGGTTTGTCAATCGGGTCTTCTATGGCATGACGGCTATCAGCGCAGCCAGTATCGCCCTGATTCTGCTGTGGATCACAGTTGAATTATTTACAACAGCATTACCTGCCGTCCAAGAATTTGGTTTAGGGTTCTTGATCACAACCCGATGGAATCCCGTCGAAAGTATCTACGGGATGCTGCCTCAAATATATGGAACAGTGGTGAGTGCGATTTTGGCCCTTCTGATGGCGGTTCCGCTGGGGGTTGGGGTTGCGATTTTTCTCAGTGAAGACTTCCTGCCGACTAAGGTTCGTACTCCCATCGCCTTCATGATCGAGCTGTTGGCCGCCATTCCAAGCGTTGTTTACGGCTTGTGGGGCATTTTTGTGCTAGTCCCGGCCATCCTGCCGGTGCTCGGTTGGTTTCACGACACTCTGGGCTGGATACCGCTGTTCAACACGCCACCACAAACGCGGGCCATGCTGCCCACGGCAATGGTTTTAGCGGTGATGATTTCACCGATTATTATCTCTTTATCTCGGGATACTCTTACTTCTCTACCGCCACAGTTGCGAGCAGGCTCATTAGCTCTAGGCGCAACTCGCTGGGAAACCATCCTCAAGGTTTTGCTTCCTGCCGGACTCTCCGGCATTATTGGATCAGTGATGCTTGCCTTAGGACGGGCGCTAGGCGAGACGATGGCGGCGGCCATGCTCATTGGCAACGCCAACCAAATCAAAAGTTCTATTTTGGCTCCTGCGGCAACCATTGCGTCTCTGATTGCAAATCAGTTCGCAGAGGCAACAGGACTGCAGGTGGCCTCTCTCATGTATTCTGCTCTGATTTTGATGCTGATAACGCTGAGCGTCAATATGTTGGCAGAAGTGGTTATTAACCGCTTCCAACAGGTCGAATAG
- a CDS encoding bestrophin family protein, producing MAIAADKLEKPNWFATTFQLQGSVVLMVLPRILAFCGFAGFIALINALEYPIYLEKLGGLTTNVIFNLVLGLLIVFRTNTSYDRFWEGRKAWGALVVNIRNLARELQIGVDADPAEKRDAIRLLSAFAIATKLHLRGEAPSDELKALITPAQAEQLKTSKHCPLDIAFWIRSYLQQQLEAGQVTETLVANANAMLNSLIEGVSSCERIITTPIPIAYRVFLKRLILIYCIGLPFRTVPELTWWSVPIMAIVSFLLLGVEEVGRELENPFGCNANDLPLDDICTTIVNNVEGVLALGGNTDSPIVEPNLQAAS from the coding sequence ATGGCGATCGCCGCCGATAAGTTAGAGAAACCCAACTGGTTTGCCACGACCTTTCAGCTTCAGGGCTCAGTCGTGCTGATGGTTTTGCCGCGAATTCTTGCTTTCTGTGGCTTTGCGGGTTTTATTGCCCTCATCAATGCCTTAGAGTATCCAATTTACCTAGAAAAGCTGGGCGGCCTGACCACGAATGTGATCTTCAACCTCGTCCTTGGCCTCCTGATTGTCTTTCGCACCAACACCTCCTACGACCGCTTTTGGGAAGGTCGCAAGGCTTGGGGGGCGTTGGTTGTTAACATTCGCAACCTAGCCCGTGAACTACAGATTGGCGTGGATGCCGATCCGGCTGAGAAACGGGACGCGATTCGGCTGCTGTCTGCCTTTGCGATCGCAACCAAACTCCATCTGCGTGGCGAAGCCCCCAGCGATGAACTCAAAGCATTAATCACCCCCGCGCAAGCAGAACAGCTCAAGACCTCAAAGCATTGTCCCCTCGACATTGCGTTTTGGATTCGCAGCTATCTCCAGCAGCAGCTAGAGGCAGGTCAAGTAACCGAGACGCTAGTGGCCAATGCCAACGCCATGCTCAACAGCCTTATTGAAGGCGTAAGCAGCTGCGAACGGATTATTACCACTCCTATTCCCATTGCCTATCGTGTTTTTCTGAAGCGTTTGATTTTGATTTACTGCATTGGTCTGCCCTTCAGAACCGTTCCTGAATTAACCTGGTGGTCGGTCCCCATTATGGCTATTGTCAGCTTCTTGCTGCTGGGCGTAGAAGAAGTGGGGCGTGAGCTAGAGAATCCATTTGGGTGCAACGCTAATGACCTACCGCTGGACGACATCTGCACCACCATTGTTAACAATGTCGAAGGCGTTCTGGCCTTGGGTGGCAATACTGACTCACCGATAGTGGAACCAAATCTGCAGGCCGCAAGCTAG
- a CDS encoding CPBP family intramembrane glutamic endopeptidase, with the protein MLSNTPTTSKRQNSVAELVIVLGLAFGQFILVSLQSFFYRVFQIPGAEQPIVFTDELFINLIGYEIVVGLLCCTILAARGWTLSDFHLRPSWKLTAVGFLLVAADYALYNTSHFLAGLVFGVQMLESVQFEYHVSLGIAALLSIVNPLFEELFVVGYAIPVVEGLSNVRVAIAFSTILRLIYHLYQGPMAFVRILPMGLIFALVYCRWRKLWPLLVAHAALDFLPLTFG; encoded by the coding sequence ATGCTTTCCAACACACCCACTACTTCTAAACGGCAGAATTCTGTCGCAGAGCTGGTCATTGTTTTAGGACTAGCTTTCGGCCAGTTTATCCTAGTCTCTCTGCAGAGCTTTTTCTATCGTGTTTTTCAGATTCCTGGTGCTGAGCAGCCGATTGTTTTTACAGATGAGCTCTTCATTAACCTGATCGGCTACGAGATTGTCGTTGGTCTACTCTGTTGCACAATTCTGGCTGCTCGGGGCTGGACCTTGAGCGACTTTCATCTGCGCCCAAGCTGGAAGCTGACGGCAGTGGGGTTTTTGCTGGTGGCGGCAGACTATGCGTTGTATAACACCAGTCATTTTCTGGCGGGGCTAGTCTTCGGCGTTCAAATGCTGGAGTCTGTGCAGTTTGAGTATCATGTCAGCTTAGGCATAGCCGCGCTGCTTTCGATTGTTAATCCTTTATTTGAAGAACTGTTTGTAGTGGGCTACGCGATACCAGTCGTAGAGGGATTGAGCAACGTGAGAGTTGCGATCGCATTTAGCACCATCCTTCGTCTGATCTATCACCTTTACCAAGGGCCGATGGCTTTTGTCCGAATCTTACCGATGGGTTTAATATTTGCCCTGGTTTACTGTCGGTGGCGCAAACTCTGGCCCCTACTGGTTGCCCATGCCGCTCTGGATTTTCTGCCATTGACCTTTGGGTGA
- a CDS encoding alpha/beta hydrolase — MKRVLPPFPTFLLWTMSFGIASFGITSAQAAERIYASYGSFERSVSVKALEVYAKEGRVTGDLGIYLRYLKPERRRQFRAALQQRATLTPVSIAQFLYAPVGEQLLKRAEKVVQPKSGVGGFFALRAALILAAADPEGLTFLNLLKAYPTEGIQVDLAEGLSTFSQGRKLIQKTDQAVASIEATAEVTPPPALTAAGRSLATAGAFTSKKVSLNLEDSTPLRLDYAGKSRPFPVDVYLPQGTPGPRPVIVISHGLNSDRQSYAYLAEHLASHGFAVAVPEHTGSNTDQLLDLLAGRASEVPSATEFVDRPLDVKFLLDDLQMRSQTDPTFKDRLNLKQVGVIGQSFGGYTALALAGAPLNFNRLQQDCRQNLADTLNLSLVLQCQALRLAGRDYQLADPRIRAAITINPVGSSLFGPASMGKIQVPIMVVTGNADTIAPALPEQIRPFSWLTSPQKYLALIRKSTHFSTIDEPEEAAAEPIPTSPQIIGPSPELARTYIGALSTAFMQTHAAQQPRYQTYLSSDYAAALSQSSLPLSLIEALPEPGEGELEDQT, encoded by the coding sequence ATGAAGCGAGTCCTGCCCCCTTTTCCCACTTTCCTGCTGTGGACAATGAGTTTCGGAATAGCCTCCTTTGGCATCACGTCTGCTCAGGCGGCTGAGCGTATCTATGCTTCCTATGGTTCTTTCGAGCGATCGGTTTCGGTCAAAGCGCTGGAAGTCTACGCCAAAGAGGGCAGGGTCACGGGCGATCTCGGGATCTATCTCCGCTATCTTAAGCCTGAACGCCGACGCCAGTTCCGGGCCGCTCTGCAGCAGCGAGCGACGCTAACCCCCGTCTCGATTGCCCAGTTTCTATATGCTCCCGTTGGTGAACAGCTCCTAAAGCGGGCTGAGAAAGTGGTACAGCCCAAGTCTGGCGTCGGTGGATTCTTTGCCCTACGTGCTGCGTTAATTTTGGCGGCGGCGGATCCCGAAGGGCTAACGTTTCTCAATCTGCTCAAGGCCTACCCCACTGAAGGGATTCAAGTTGACCTGGCCGAAGGCTTAAGCACGTTTTCCCAAGGGCGCAAGCTGATCCAAAAGACAGATCAGGCCGTGGCCTCAATTGAAGCCACCGCTGAGGTTACACCACCCCCAGCGCTGACGGCTGCAGGCCGCAGTCTCGCCACAGCCGGTGCGTTTACCTCGAAAAAAGTCTCCCTTAATCTAGAAGACAGTACACCACTGCGGCTCGATTATGCGGGCAAGTCTCGCCCGTTTCCCGTTGATGTGTATCTGCCCCAAGGTACCCCTGGTCCCCGCCCCGTAATTGTGATTTCCCACGGGCTAAATTCCGATCGTCAGTCCTATGCTTATTTAGCTGAACATCTAGCGTCTCATGGGTTTGCAGTGGCGGTCCCGGAACATACCGGCAGCAATACGGACCAGCTTTTAGATTTGCTGGCGGGCCGCGCCAGCGAGGTGCCCAGTGCCACTGAATTTGTCGATCGTCCGCTAGATGTTAAGTTCTTGCTCGATGATTTGCAGATGAGATCGCAAACTGACCCCACTTTCAAAGACAGGCTCAACCTCAAGCAGGTGGGTGTTATTGGCCAATCGTTCGGGGGCTACACCGCCCTAGCGCTGGCGGGAGCACCGCTCAACTTTAATCGACTGCAGCAGGACTGCCGCCAGAATCTTGCAGACACACTCAACCTGTCGCTGGTGCTCCAGTGTCAGGCGCTGCGACTCGCGGGCCGAGACTATCAGCTTGCTGACCCACGCATTAGGGCGGCGATCACCATTAACCCTGTCGGCAGCAGTTTGTTCGGCCCCGCGAGCATGGGAAAAATTCAAGTTCCGATCATGGTGGTAACGGGGAATGCCGACACCATTGCCCCTGCATTACCGGAGCAAATCCGGCCTTTCTCTTGGCTGACTAGCCCCCAGAAATATTTGGCCTTGATTAGGAAAAGCACGCATTTTTCCACCATCGACGAGCCAGAGGAAGCAGCAGCAGAACCGATTCCTACGTCCCCTCAAATTATTGGACCGTCCCCAGAACTGGCCCGCACCTATATTGGGGCGCTGAGTACAGCGTTTATGCAAACCCATGCCGCCCAGCAGCCGCGCTATCAAACGTATCTCTCATCTGACTACGCCGCCGCGCTGAGCCAGTCTTCGCTGCCCCTCAGCTTAATCGAGGCGCTGCCTGAACCCGGGGAGGGTGAGCTGGAAGATCAGACGTAG
- a CDS encoding Coenzyme F420 hydrogenase/dehydrogenase, beta subunit C-terminal domain: protein MSMTDDWRTKSQPIPPGGRYPAGDYCSHCGLCDTYYVAHVKDACAFLGDGMQKVETLEPQVHGRSRKDNLERRFGVCTAMHTVKMDPPVAGAQWTGVVTSLAIALLENDWVDGVICVQSDPDDRFKPKPVIATTVEEIMAARGVKPTLSPNLNILALLEESNLKRILFCGVGCQVQALRSVEHHLNLEQLYVIGTHCVDNGKREGLDKFLETTSDSPETVKHYEFMQDYQVHLKHTDGHTEKVPYFCLPTKELNNVIAPSCYSCFDYMNGLADLVVGYMGVPYQNVPMTEHYQQVTIRNKKGVQMFELIKPKASIESVEMEGDCRNFVLQTVFQEERASNSRLPKFIGKWLAAALTKFGPQGLEFAKYSIDYHTIRNYLFVKRHWGTKADQHIPGYSKAIVKEYDQNDKISRLLR from the coding sequence ATGAGCATGACTGATGATTGGCGCACGAAAAGTCAGCCGATCCCTCCCGGTGGTCGCTATCCTGCGGGGGACTACTGCAGTCACTGTGGTCTATGTGATACCTACTACGTGGCTCATGTTAAAGATGCCTGTGCCTTTTTAGGGGATGGGATGCAGAAGGTTGAGACCTTAGAGCCTCAGGTGCATGGCCGCAGCCGCAAAGATAATCTAGAGCGGCGATTTGGTGTCTGTACTGCCATGCACACCGTCAAAATGGATCCGCCCGTGGCAGGCGCTCAGTGGACGGGGGTGGTGACCTCACTTGCGATCGCACTTCTCGAAAACGACTGGGTTGATGGCGTCATCTGCGTTCAGAGTGATCCAGACGATCGCTTTAAGCCCAAGCCCGTCATAGCCACCACCGTCGAAGAGATTATGGCGGCTAGAGGGGTCAAGCCAACGTTATCCCCTAACCTCAATATCTTGGCCCTACTGGAGGAAAGCAACCTAAAGCGCATCCTGTTCTGCGGCGTTGGGTGTCAGGTTCAGGCACTCCGCAGCGTCGAACATCACCTCAATCTGGAGCAGCTTTACGTTATTGGCACCCACTGCGTCGATAACGGCAAACGAGAGGGGCTAGATAAGTTCTTAGAGACCACCAGCGATAGCCCAGAGACCGTCAAGCACTATGAGTTTATGCAAGATTATCAGGTGCATCTGAAGCACACCGATGGTCATACGGAGAAGGTGCCCTATTTCTGTTTGCCTACAAAGGAACTCAACAACGTCATTGCTCCCTCTTGCTATAGCTGCTTTGACTATATGAATGGTCTGGCGGATCTGGTGGTGGGCTATATGGGGGTGCCCTATCAAAATGTGCCGATGACGGAGCATTACCAACAAGTCACGATCCGCAATAAGAAGGGCGTGCAGATGTTTGAGTTAATCAAGCCGAAGGCATCGATTGAGTCGGTTGAAATGGAAGGCGATTGCCGCAATTTTGTGCTGCAAACCGTTTTTCAAGAAGAGAGAGCCAGCAATTCCAGGCTGCCCAAGTTTATCGGCAAATGGTTGGCGGCCGCTTTGACGAAGTTTGGACCGCAGGGGCTAGAGTTTGCGAAATATTCCATTGACTACCACACGATCCGAAACTATCTGTTTGTGAAGCGTCACTGGGGCACAAAGGCAGACCAGCACATTCCCGGCTATTCCAAAGCGATCGTGAAGGAATACGATCAGAATGACAAAATTTCGCGGCTGCTTCGGTAG
- a CDS encoding DUF7219 family protein, whose translation MSKSDSPRRDDRDRLLYPQSRYQGKFTPENLAFNSNLQEFAQKVSYICALETGGKISPDQAYRDVKALWKELKVSKKELKIREDSAEEES comes from the coding sequence GTGTCCAAATCCGATTCACCACGACGAGACGACAGGGACCGGCTTCTCTATCCCCAAAGTCGCTATCAGGGAAAGTTTACACCCGAGAATCTAGCGTTTAACTCAAATCTGCAGGAATTTGCCCAGAAAGTTAGCTATATTTGTGCGCTAGAAACGGGCGGCAAAATTTCTCCAGACCAAGCCTATCGAGATGTAAAAGCCCTTTGGAAAGAGCTAAAGGTTAGTAAAAAAGAGCTGAAAATTCGTGAGGATTCTGCTGAAGAAGAGAGTTAA
- a CDS encoding alpha/beta hydrolase, whose protein sequence is MKPKFFSWLIVGLASAVSIPLLANKTQAAENIRVSYKGEEVTVSQSEINTFSETGTIPTALQDLLNTDEALPTTFRNILTRDIQIPTFVENFLQSKNGEFLFLQLDKAISSSSGRTEADLEALKSAVLDSIDDRQVSFLEIIDRHPMDTIRVDLTNLESTYNDVSGFVEKVLPALEVAKGVLQDIVCDCDPAQEASNTSTVQPVKDGAHSYRDATTHANCNKATTLTKAVPLPDETVLTDETALTEETFQSLLKSLDPQPVDQ, encoded by the coding sequence ATGAAGCCTAAATTCTTTTCCTGGTTAATCGTCGGTCTGGCCAGCGCTGTTAGCATTCCGCTGCTGGCAAACAAGACACAAGCGGCTGAGAACATTCGCGTCAGTTACAAAGGTGAAGAGGTCACCGTCAGCCAGTCAGAGATTAATACTTTCTCTGAAACTGGAACGATTCCGACGGCTTTGCAAGATCTGTTGAATACTGACGAGGCTTTACCCACCACGTTCCGCAATATCTTGACCCGCGACATTCAGATTCCGACATTCGTGGAGAACTTTTTGCAGAGCAAGAATGGTGAGTTTTTGTTCCTGCAGCTCGACAAGGCCATTAGCAGTTCCTCCGGTCGGACAGAGGCAGATCTAGAGGCGCTGAAGTCAGCGGTCTTAGATTCAATCGACGATCGCCAAGTCTCCTTTCTTGAGATCATCGATCGGCACCCTATGGATACGATTCGAGTCGATCTCACCAACCTAGAGAGCACCTACAACGATGTCAGTGGTTTTGTTGAGAAGGTTCTACCGGCCTTAGAAGTAGCGAAAGGCGTTCTGCAAGATATCGTTTGTGACTGCGATCCTGCTCAAGAGGCGTCTAACACGTCTACCGTTCAGCCGGTCAAAGATGGAGCGCATTCTTACCGTGACGCGACCACCCATGCGAACTGCAATAAGGCGACAACTCTGACTAAAGCGGTTCCGCTCCCGGATGAGACCGTTCTGACAGATGAGACCGCTCTGACGGAGGAGACGTTTCAGTCTTTGCTCAAGTCTCTAGACCCTCAGCCGGTCGATCAGTAG
- a CDS encoding CHAD domain-containing protein produces MKTEALQVRKTSGKGRVTQPIPTFGDCAHQAIQKHFKKSVKYKADVLRDLDPEPLHQMRVGMRRLRTALQVFAPAITEGGSEAIAAPIENRKISKIAKELGRVRDLDVLYIWFQQYLQQTSLTPAEALELQLLLQRLQIRRGAQFAQMQRLLKSKQYRAFVSMLKGWLQHPQYTAIAQLPIQTVLPDLLLPLISELLLHPAWMVAVTVQQGTVVPQEISDLSTLNQNFYRWEPLLHDLRKQMKGVRYQTEFFMDFYGQDFRQQTREFRLIQDQLGHLQDQMVLDQFLTQDLGIDWAQKIPSLAQYFQQERWQLWQQWQAHQRQYLDSGFRKELRWSLTHLR; encoded by the coding sequence ATGAAAACAGAAGCTCTACAAGTGAGAAAGACAAGCGGTAAGGGGCGGGTTACACAACCCATCCCAACATTTGGTGATTGTGCTCATCAGGCGATTCAGAAACATTTCAAAAAATCTGTCAAGTACAAAGCGGATGTGTTGCGTGATCTTGATCCTGAACCCCTACACCAAATGCGGGTGGGGATGCGGCGATTGCGGACGGCGTTACAGGTTTTTGCGCCTGCGATCACCGAAGGTGGGTCAGAGGCCATCGCGGCTCCCATAGAAAACCGCAAGATCTCCAAAATCGCCAAAGAGTTAGGGCGTGTGCGAGATTTAGATGTGCTCTACATCTGGTTTCAGCAGTACCTACAGCAAACCTCGTTGACACCTGCCGAGGCGCTGGAGCTGCAGCTATTACTCCAGCGCTTGCAGATACGACGTGGGGCGCAGTTCGCCCAGATGCAGCGGCTGCTGAAGAGTAAGCAGTATCGTGCCTTTGTGAGCATGCTTAAGGGCTGGCTGCAGCACCCGCAGTACACAGCCATTGCCCAGTTGCCGATCCAGACTGTTTTGCCAGATCTGCTGCTGCCATTGATTTCTGAGCTGCTCCTCCATCCTGCCTGGATGGTGGCGGTTACTGTGCAGCAGGGAACGGTCGTTCCTCAAGAGATCTCAGATCTATCTACCCTCAACCAAAATTTTTACCGTTGGGAGCCGTTGCTGCACGATCTGCGAAAGCAGATGAAAGGGGTGCGGTACCAAACTGAGTTTTTTATGGATTTTTATGGTCAGGACTTCAGGCAGCAAACACGTGAATTTCGGCTGATTCAGGATCAGTTGGGCCACCTACAGGATCAGATGGTTCTCGATCAGTTCTTGACCCAGGATTTAGGGATAGACTGGGCGCAGAAGATCCCGTCTTTGGCGCAGTATTTTCAGCAGGAACGCTGGCAGCTTTGGCAGCAGTGGCAGGCCCATCAGCGGCAGTATCTAGATTCGGGGTTTCGGAAGGAGTTGCGATGGTCTCTGACCCACCTTCGGTGA
- a CDS encoding tetratricopeptide repeat protein, which produces MGTSHRIYWLLGITAVFSGVALFVTQMGLIKPGIASPEGLRAPGGIAAAIEDRSLALHSEGIKKALLGDYPSAISDYDRALMLSPKNPEIYYNRAVAHYSAGHSEQAVQDFDRAIQLQPTMAEAYANRSTLHLEIGDPARALADGQRAADLFEQQGEPGLATEIRDWLRQHKIRAIH; this is translated from the coding sequence ATGGGTACCTCACATCGCATCTATTGGCTATTGGGAATCACGGCTGTCTTCAGCGGTGTCGCTTTGTTCGTGACCCAAATGGGGTTAATCAAACCCGGCATTGCTAGTCCCGAGGGGCTTCGCGCTCCAGGGGGCATTGCAGCTGCCATCGAAGACCGCTCCTTAGCTTTGCATTCTGAGGGCATTAAAAAAGCACTTCTGGGCGACTATCCCAGCGCCATCTCTGACTATGATCGGGCCTTGATGTTGTCTCCCAAAAACCCTGAGATTTACTACAATCGTGCCGTTGCGCATTACTCAGCGGGCCACTCTGAGCAAGCAGTACAGGATTTTGACCGTGCCATTCAACTCCAGCCGACGATGGCCGAAGCCTATGCCAATCGCAGCACGCTGCACCTAGAGATCGGCGACCCGGCTAGAGCGCTGGCAGATGGGCAAAGGGCGGCAGATCTGTTTGAGCAGCAAGGTGAGCCTGGTCTAGCCACAGAGATTCGAGACTGGCTACGGCAGCATAAAATTAGGGCCATCCATTAG
- a CDS encoding YlqD family protein — protein sequence MDIPAGQLLLRRSIAVKVVVTPRWKDEAQEQLQVQINQFDGQLQQLDQQVQQMIGELQKQKVQIIGAETPSSDETQAQIQNIQIQANNAKSELLEKKNQVLQQLNQVQSLQMEEQVEQGQIDSFFYAKKGDNLIGRMQVEVLLRDGVIEDITGEL from the coding sequence ATGGACATTCCTGCTGGTCAGCTTCTTCTACGTCGTTCAATTGCGGTGAAGGTTGTCGTCACGCCTCGCTGGAAAGATGAAGCGCAAGAACAGCTTCAAGTTCAAATTAATCAGTTTGATGGTCAACTACAGCAGTTAGATCAGCAAGTACAGCAGATGATTGGTGAACTGCAGAAGCAGAAGGTCCAAATTATTGGAGCCGAGACCCCCTCGTCCGACGAGACCCAAGCTCAAATTCAGAACATTCAGATTCAGGCCAACAATGCCAAGAGCGAACTGCTAGAGAAAAAGAACCAAGTTCTGCAGCAGCTCAACCAGGTACAAAGCCTCCAAATGGAAGAACAGGTCGAGCAGGGACAAATCGACAGCTTCTTCTACGCCAAAAAAGGGGACAACCTGATCGGCAGAATGCAGGTGGAAGTGCTGCTCCGAGATGGTGTGATTGAAGACATCACGGGTGAACTATAG
- a CDS encoding alpha/beta hydrolase: protein MSFLRSNIVRLWGLSAAAALAISAVTMPRPAAAAEKVVLTFGSFGRTLTLNELETFVETGKTSPNLKFLLRASGQDPEQARKFMTQEAKVSLTLADNLLHKIPGEYILFQTGEVLHTPTRRSNIQALRSSILLSLSDDGEISFLEFLQRYPTNDLVVDGFQLAQTAGRVNRFISSAEEDLKVPLAIATDLIETFVCDCNPGASAPSRSQPTPQ, encoded by the coding sequence ATGTCATTTCTGCGCTCGAATATCGTGCGTTTGTGGGGACTTTCAGCAGCGGCAGCGTTGGCCATCTCAGCCGTTACGATGCCTCGTCCTGCTGCTGCGGCAGAGAAAGTGGTGCTGACCTTTGGCTCTTTTGGCCGGACGCTGACGCTCAATGAGCTAGAGACGTTTGTTGAAACCGGTAAGACTTCTCCTAATCTGAAGTTCTTGTTACGGGCGTCAGGTCAGGATCCTGAGCAAGCCCGTAAGTTTATGACGCAGGAGGCCAAGGTTAGCCTGACGCTGGCCGACAACCTCTTGCACAAGATTCCGGGCGAGTACATCTTGTTCCAAACGGGTGAAGTTCTCCATACGCCAACGCGGCGGAGCAATATTCAGGCGTTGCGATCTTCGATTCTGCTGTCTTTGAGCGACGATGGTGAAATTTCGTTTCTTGAGTTTCTGCAGCGCTATCCCACCAACGATCTGGTTGTGGATGGCTTTCAGTTGGCGCAAACGGCGGGGCGAGTCAATCGGTTCATTAGCAGTGCAGAAGAAGACCTGAAGGTGCCACTTGCGATCGCAACTGATCTGATTGAAACGTTTGTTTGCGACTGCAACCCAGGCGCTTCGGCACCGAGTCGCTCGCAGCCCACACCCCAGTAA
- the pstS gene encoding phosphate ABC transporter substrate-binding protein PstS, producing MSLQVRSTGRLSWALGLLVALGATACGGDVSEAPSTSDAGGDSAGSDLSASLSGAGASFPAPLYQRWFSEYNKENSGVQVSYQSVGSGAGVEQYLSGTVDFGASDAPIKDEERAKFTEQYPEGPVQVPMTSGSVVFAFNLPGVEELKLSREDYCGIVTGKIKTWDDPAITKANPDATLPSQPISWVHRSDGSGTTFLFTTHIEAACSDWPAGSGKSVEWPVGTGAKGNEGITAQIQQTEGAIGYVEYAYAKENGLPAAAIENKSGNIIAPTPESAALVFQGETVPDDFALVVPDPENPDAYPIAGLTWLLLYPKYEDANKAKALKAVMDWSLTDGQKFAEELGYIPLEADLIERVKERISYLGEG from the coding sequence ATGAGCCTTCAAGTTCGATCAACGGGACGCCTATCCTGGGCTCTCGGGTTACTGGTAGCGCTAGGTGCGACTGCCTGTGGTGGTGATGTAAGCGAGGCCCCCTCAACATCTGACGCAGGCGGCGACAGTGCTGGCAGCGATTTGAGCGCTAGCTTAAGTGGCGCCGGAGCTTCCTTCCCAGCCCCGCTCTATCAGCGTTGGTTTTCTGAGTACAATAAAGAAAATTCTGGTGTTCAAGTCAGCTATCAATCTGTTGGTAGTGGTGCGGGTGTTGAGCAATACTTATCTGGCACCGTAGATTTTGGAGCTAGTGATGCGCCTATCAAAGATGAAGAGCGCGCGAAGTTTACTGAACAGTATCCAGAGGGGCCGGTTCAGGTTCCGATGACCTCAGGAAGTGTTGTGTTCGCCTTCAACCTACCGGGTGTTGAAGAGCTGAAACTCTCTCGAGAAGACTACTGCGGCATCGTCACAGGCAAAATCAAGACTTGGGACGACCCTGCTATCACGAAAGCCAATCCTGACGCCACTCTGCCCAGTCAACCCATCAGTTGGGTTCATCGTTCCGACGGTAGTGGTACAACCTTTTTGTTCACCACCCACATAGAAGCAGCCTGCTCAGACTGGCCTGCCGGCAGTGGTAAGTCAGTCGAGTGGCCCGTGGGCACGGGTGCCAAAGGCAACGAAGGAATTACGGCTCAGATTCAGCAAACCGAAGGTGCGATCGGCTACGTTGAATATGCGTACGCCAAAGAAAACGGCCTTCCAGCGGCTGCCATTGAGAATAAGTCCGGAAACATTATTGCACCAACGCCAGAGTCAGCCGCCCTGGTATTCCAAGGCGAGACCGTACCCGACGACTTTGCACTCGTGGTTCCTGACCCAGAAAATCCTGATGCCTATCCGATCGCAGGACTGACTTGGCTACTGCTGTATCCAAAGTATGAAGATGCCAACAAAGCCAAAGCCCTCAAGGCGGTAATGGATTGGTCTCTCACCGACGGACAAAAGTTCGCAGAAGAGTTGGGCTACATTCCTTTAGAGGCTGACCTGATCGAGCGTGTTAAGGAAAGAATCAGCTATCTCGGCGAAGGCTAA